A stretch of Colletotrichum lupini chromosome 2, complete sequence DNA encodes these proteins:
- a CDS encoding acetyl-CoA carboxylase, with product MTEITAANGAGRTVPHVNGKATYAEKHKIADHFIGGNKLSNAPASKVKDFVAQQDGHTVITNVLIANNGIAAVKEIRSVRKWAYETFGDEKAIQFTVMATPEDLAANADYIRMADHYVEVPGGTNNHNYANVELIVDIAERMNVHAVWAGWGHASENPKLPESLAASPKKIVFIGPPGSAMRSLGDKISSTIVAQHAKVPCIPWSGTGVDAVEVDNQGIVTVADDIYSKGCVTSWQEGLEKAKAIGFPVMIKASEGGGGKGIRKALSEDGFEQLYKAAAGEIPGSPIFIMKLAGNARHLEVQLLADQYGNNISLFGRDCSVQRRHQKIIEEAPVTIAKDITFKAMEDAAVRLGRLVGYVSAGTVEYLYSHADDKFYFLELNPRLQVEHPTTEMVSGVNLPAAQLQIAMGIPLHRIRDIRLLYGVDPRTSTEIDFEFKQEGSEKTQRRPRPKGHTTACRITSEDPGEGFKPSNGVMHDLNFRSSSNVWGYFSVSTASSIHSFSDSQFGHIFAYGENRAASRKHMVVALKELSIRGDFRTTVEYLIKLLETEAFEDNTITTGWLDELITKKLTAERPDPMLAVVCGAVTKAHLFSEECMTEYRTSLEKGQVPSKDILKTVFAIDFIYEGFRYKFTATRASVDSYHLFINGSKCSVGVRVLSDGGLLILLDGRSHSVYWKEEVGATRLSVDGKTCLLEQENDPTQLRTPSPGKLVKYLVENGEHVKAGQPFAEVEVMKMYMPLIASEDGLVQLIKQPGATLEAGDILGILALDDPSRVKQASPFVGQLPVYGEPVAVGTKPAQRFDLLHNTLKNILLGYDNSVIMAATLKQLIEVLRTPELPFSQWNAQFAALHSRMPQKLDAQFTQIVDRAKSRHADFPAKALAKAFQKFLEDNVAAGDADMLKTTLAPLTDVLNAYSEGTKAHELTVIKDLLASYIEIERLFTGYGTQEDSVILKLRDQNKDDIRKVVQTVLSHSRVGAKSSLILAILEEYRPNKPNVGNVAKYLRTALQQLTELQSSRTTSKVSLKAREIMIQCSLPSLEERTAQMEHILRSSVVESRYGEAAWDHREPSLEVIKEVVDSKYTVFDVLTLFFAHEDPWVSLAALEVYVRRAYRAYILKQIEYHSDETDTPLFCTWDFALRKIGQSEYGLPLQSAAPSSPATPSGSGGSFDFKRIHSISDMSYLNHKWDSEPNRKGVIVPVKYLDDAEDLLGKALETLTVSEKARKRSTPGLIPDLSGKRKPAAPKVDSDELSAVINVAVRDAESKSDQEILSRIVPIVEQFKEELLNRNVRRITFICGRNDGAYPGYYTFRGPEYVEDDSIRHSEPALAFQLELGRLAKFHIKPVFTENKNIHVYEGIGKAVDGDKRYFTRAVIRPGRLRDEIPTAEYLISEADRVINDIFDALEIIGNNNSDLNQVFINFTPVFQLHPQEVESSLQGFLDRFGARAWRLRVAQVEIRIICTDPDTGVPYPLRVIITNTSGYVVDVDIYAERKSEKGEWVFNSIGGTKEKGPMHLLPVSTPYATKNPLQPKRYKAHLMGTQYVYDFPELFRQAIQNSWTQSVKKHGALGAQQPKSGECVSYTELVLDDKDTLQEVNREPGTNTCGMVGWIFNAKTPEYPKGRKFIVVANDITYMIGSFGPKEDNFFYKCTELARKLGIPRIYLSANSGARLGVANELMPYFKVAWNDANKQDNGFKYLYLDDEAQKRFAKDVITEEISEDGEKRHKIVTIVGQEDGLGVECLRGSGLIAGATSKAYNDIFTITLVTCRSVGIGAYLVRLGQRAVQIEGQPIILTGAPALNNVLGREIYTSNLQLGGTQIMYRNGVSHMTGTDDFDGVSKIVEWMSFIPEKRGSPIPVSPSTDGWDRDVVYTPPQKQAYDVRWMIGGHPTDNGGFEAGLFDKDSFVETLGGWARTVVVGRARLGGIPMGVIAVEARSVENITPADPANPDSIEQITNEAGGVWYPNSAFKTAQAINDFNNGEQLPLMILANWRGFSGGQRDMYNEVLKYGSYIVDALVKYEQPIFVYIPPFGELRGGSWVVVDPTINPEAMEMYADVDARGGVLEPEGIIGIKYRKDKQLETMARLDPVYASLKKQMTADLPKEQADEIKKKMTIREKQLLPVYSQVAIQFADLHDRAGRMKAKGVIRDQLEWVNSRRYFYWRLRRRLNEEYLLKRMSATVLTSTPGNDKSKAPETRSRNLQLLESWSGVVNFSTADREVAEWYEANRKSVTDRIETVKADNLAADLSSVLRANKSAAMRGVRDVIRTMPPEERDQLLKYLRD from the exons ATGACCGAAATCACAGCAGCCAACGGCGCCGGCCGGACTGTGCCTCACGTCAACGGCAAGGCGACGTATGCCGAGAAGCACAAAATCGCCGACCACTTCATTGGCGGCAACAAGCTGAGCAACGCACCGGCCTCCAAGGTCAAGGACTTTGTTGCCCAGCAAGATGGTCACACCGTCATCACCAAC GTCTTGATCGCCAACAACGGTATTGCTGCCGTCAAGGAGATCCGTTCGGTCAGGAAATGGGCCTACGAGACGTTTGGCGACGAGAAGGCCATCCAGTTCACCGTCATGGCCACCCCTGAGGATTTGGCTGCCAACGCCGATTATATTCGCATGGCTGACCACTATGTCGAGGTGCCTGGCGGTACCAACAACCACAACTACGCCAACGTTGAGCTGATTGTTGATATTGCTGAGCGCATGAACGTCCACGCTGTTTGGGCCGGATG GGGTCACGCCTCCGAAAACCCCAAGCTTCCCGAGTCCCTCGCTGCCTCCCCCAAGAAGATCGTCTTCATCGGACCCCCGGGCTCCGCCATGCGATCTCTTGGTGACAAGATTTCCTCCACAATTGTTGCACAGCACGCCAAGGTACCTTGTATCCCCTGGTCAGGTACCGGTGTCGACGCCGTCGAGGTCGACAACCAGGGTATCGTCACCGTCGCAGATGACATCTACTCTAAGGGTTGCGTTACATCATGGCAAGAGGGTCTGGAGAAGGCCAAGGCCATTGGCTTCCCCGTCATGATCAAGGCCTCagagggtggtggtggtaagGGTATCAGAAAGGCCCTTTCCGAGGACGGCTTCGAGCAGTTGTACAAGGCTGCTGCTGGCGAGATTCCCGGTTCTCCCATCTTCATCATGAAGTTGGCAGGCAACGCGAGACATTTGGAGGTGCAGCTGCTTGCTGATCAGTACGGAAACAACATCTCCCTCTTTGGCAGAGACTGTTCCGTCCAGCGTCGTCACCAGAAGATTATTGAGGAGGCTCCCGTCACCATTGCCAAGGACATCACATTCAAGGCCATGGAGGATGCTGCCGTTCGTCTCGGAAGACTCGTCGGTTACGTCTCTGCTGGTACCGTCGAGTACTTGTACTCGCACGCCGACGACAAGTTCTACTTCCTCGAGCTGAACCCCCGTCTTCAGGTCGAGCATCCTACCACCGAAATGGTCAGTGGTGTCAACCTGCCCGCTGCCCAGCTCCAGATTGCCATGGGTATTCCCCTGCACAGAATCCGCGACATTCGTCTTCTGTACGGCGTTGATCCCAGGACATCCACCGAGATCGACTTTGAGTTCAAGCAGGAAGGTAGCGAGAAGACGCAGCGTCGCCCCAGACCCAAGGGTCACACTACTGCTTGCAGAATCACCTCTGAGGACCCCGGTGAAGGGTTCAAGCCCTCCAACGGTGTTATGCACGACCTGAACTTCAGGAGTTCCTCCAACGTTTGGGGTTACTTCTCCGTCAGTACCGCCTCCAGTATTCACTCCTTCTCCGATTCCCAGTTCGGTCATATTTTCGCCTATGGCGAGAACCGTGCTGCTTCCCGTAAGCACATGGTTGTTGCCCTCAAGGAGTTGAGCATTCGTGGTGACTTCCGGACAACGGTTGAGTACCTCATCAAGCTTCTGGAGACCGAGGCTTTCGAGGACAACACCATCACCACCGGCTGGCTCGACGAGCTCATCACCAAGAAGCTGACTGCTGAGCGCCCCGACCCCATGTTGGCTGTCGTCTGCGGTGCCGTTACCAAGGCCCATCTCTTCAGCGAGGAGTGCATGACTGAGTACCGCACCAGCTTGGAGAAGGGTCAGGTTCCTTCCAAGGACATTCTCAAGACCGTTTTCGCCATCGACTTCATCTATGAGGGTTTCCGCTACAAGTTCACCGCCACCCGTGCCAGCGTCGACAGCTACCACCTTTTCATCAACGGCTCCAAGTGCTCTGTCGGTGTCCGTGTCCTCAGTGATGGTGGTTTGCTTATCCTTCTTGATGGTCGATCCCACAGTGTTTACTGGAAGGAGGAAGTCGGTGCCACTCGTCTTTCCGTTGACGGCAAGACCTGCTTGCTCGAGCAGGAGAACGACCCTACCCAGCTCCGCACTCCCTCCCCCGGTAAGCTCGTCAAGTACTTGGTCGAGAACGGCGAGCACGTCAAGGCTGGCCAGCCTTTCGCCGAGGTTGAGGTCATGAAGATGTACATGCCCCTCATCGCTTCCGAGGATGGTCTTGTCCAGCTCATCAAGCAGCCGGGAGCCACTCTCGAGGCTGGTGACATTCTGGGAATATTGGCCCTTGATGACCCCAGCCGCGTCAAGCAGGCTTCGCCTTTCGTCGGTCAGCTCCCCGTCTATGGCGAGCCTGTTGCTGTCGGAACCAAGCCTGCCCAGAGATTCGATCTTCTGCACAACACCCTGAAGAACATTCTGCTCGGCTACGACAACTCCGTCATCATGGCAGCCACCCTGAAGCAGCTGATCGAGGTCCTCCGCACTCCCGAGCTTCCCTTCAGTCAGTGGAACGCCCAGTTCGCTGCGCTGCACAGCCGTATGCCCCAGAAGCTCGACGCCCAGTTCACCCAGATTGTCGACCGTGCCAAGAGCCGTCACGCAGACTTCCCCGCCAAGGCCTTGGCCAAGGCATTCCAGAAGTTCCTCGAGGACAACGTCGCTGCTGGCGATGCTGACATGCTCAAGACCACTCTGGCCCCCTTGACTGATGTCTTGAACGCATACTCCGAGGGAACCAAGGCCCACGAATTGACCGTCATCAAGGACCTCTTGGCTTCGTACATTGAGATCGAGCGCCTGTTCACTGGTTACGGAACCCAGGAGGACAGCGTCATCCTCAAACTGCGTGACCAGAACAAGGATGATATCCGCAAGGTTGTTCAGACTGTTCTTTCTCACAGCCGTGTTGGTGCCAAGAGCTCGCTGATCCTTGCCATCCTCGAGGAGTACCGCCCCAACAAGCCCAACGTCGGAAATGTCGCCAAGTACCTCCGCACTGCCCTGCAGCAGTTGACTGAGCTTCAGTCTTCCCGCACCACCTCCAAGGTGTCTCTCAAGGCTCGTGAGATCATGATCCAATGCTCTCTGCCATCCCTTGAGGAGCGTACCGCCCAGATGGAGCACATTCTCCGCTCTTCCGTCGTGGAGTCTCGTTATGGTGAGGCAGCCTGGGACCACCGTGAGCCCAGCCTGGAGGTTATCAAGGAAGTTGTTGACTCCAAGTACACCGTCTTCGACGTCTTGACCCTCTTCTTCGCTCACGAGGACCCTTGGGTCTCTCTTGCTGCCCTCGAGGTTTACGTTCGTCGTGCCTACCGTGCGTATATCCTCAAGCAGATTGAGTACCACTCTGATGAGACCGATACCCCTCTCTTCTGCACCTGGGACTTTGCTCTCCGCAAGATCGGCCAGAGCGAGTACGGACTGCCTCTTCAGTCCGCCGCACCCTCCTCTCCCGCCACTcccagcggcagcggcggctCGTTCGACTTCAAGCGCATCCACTCCATCAGCGACATGTCCTACCTCAACCACAAGTGGGACTCTGAGCCCAACCGCAAGGGTGTCATCGTGCCCgtcaagtacctcgacgacgCCGAGGACTTGCTCGGCAAGGCTCTTGAGACCTTGACCGTCTCTGAGAAGGCCAGAAAGCGCAGCACCCCCGGTCTCATTCCTGACTTGAGTGGCAAGCGCAAGCCCGCTGCCCCCAAGGTCGACTCTGACGAGCTCTCCGCCGTCATCAACGTTGCTGTCCGCGACGCCGAGAGCAAGAGCGACCAGGAGATCCTTTCTCGCATCGTGCCCATTGTCGAGCAGTTCAAGGAGGAGCTTCTCAACCGCAACGTCCGCCGTATCACCTTCATCTGCGGTCGCAACGACGGTGCCTACCCCGGCTACTACACCTTCCGTGGCCCCGAGTACGTTGAGGATGACAGCATTCGTCACAGTGAGCCCGCTCTCGCTTTCCAGCTTGAGCTCGGAAGACTTGCCAAGTTCCACATCAAGCCCGTCTTCACTGAGAACAAGAACATCCACGTTTACGAGGGTATCGGCAAGGCCGTCGACGGTGACAAGCGTTACTTCACTCGCGCTGTCATTCGTCCCGGCCGTCTCCGTGATGAGATCCCCACTGCCGAATACTTGATCTCTGAGGCCGACCGCGTTATCAACGACATCTTTGACGCTCTTGAGATCATTGGCAACAACAACTCCGATTTGAACCAGGTCTTTATCAACTTCACCCCTGTGTTCCAGCTTCACCCCCAGGAGGTTGAGAGCAGTCTCCAAGGCTTCCTGGACCGCTTCGGAGCCCGCGCTTGGCGTCTTCGTGTCGCCCAGGTTGAGATTCGTATTATCTGCACTGATCCCGACACTGGCGTCCCCTACCCTCTGCGTGTCATCATCACCAACACCTCTGGATACGTTGTTGATGTTGACATCTACGCTGAGCGCAAGTCTGAGAAGGGCGAGTGGGTCTTCAACAGCATTGGCGGTACCAAGGAGAAGGGTCCCATGCACCTGTTGCCTGTCTCGACCCCCTATGCCACCAAGAACCCTCTGCAGCCCAAGCGTTACAAGGCTCACTTGATGGGTACTCAGTACGTCTACGATTTCCCCGAGCTCTTCCGCCAGGCCATCCAGAACAGCTGGACCCAGTCGGTCAAGAAGCATGGCGCACTGGGCGCTCAGCAGCCCAAGTCTGGCGAGTGTGTCTCGTACACTGAGCTCGTCCTGGACGACAAGGACACTCTTCAGGAGGTCAACCGCGAGCCTGGAACCAACACCTGCGGTATGGTTGGTTGGATCTTCAACGCCAAGACCCCCGAGTACCCCAAGGGTCGCAAGTTCATTGTTGTTGCCAACGATATCACTTACATGATCGGTTCTTTTGGCCCTAAGGAGGATAACTTCTTCTACAAGTGCACTGAGCTCGCTCGCAAGCTTGGCATCCCCCGCATCTATCTATCTGCTAACTCTGGTGCCCGTCTCGGTGTCGCCAACGAGCTTATGCCCTACTTCAAGGTCGCGTGGAACGACGCCAACAAGCAGGACAACGGCTTCAAGTACCTCTACCTCGACGACGAGGCCCAGAAGCGCTTCGCCAAGGACGTCATCACCGAGGAGATCTCCGAGGACGGTGAGAAGCGCCACAAGATTGTCACCATTGTCGGTCAGGAGGACGGTCTTGGTGTTGAGTGTCTGAGAGGATCTGGTCTCATCGCTGGTGCGACGAGCAAGGCCTACAACGACATCTTCACCATCACCTTGGTCACTTGCCGTTCCGTCGGTATTGGTGCCTACCTCGTCCGCCTTGGTCAGCGTGCTGTCCAGATCGAGGGCCAGCCCATCATTCTTACTGGTGCCCCTGCCTTGAACAACGTTCTTGGTCGCGAGATCTACACCTCCAACTTGCAGCTTGGTGGCACTCAGATCATGTACCGCAACGGTGTCTCCCACATGACCGGTACTGATGACTTTGATGGTGTTTCCAAGATTGTAGAGTGGATGTCCTTCATCCCCGAGAAGCGTGGCAGCCCCATCCCAGTCAGCCCCAGCACCGACGGCTGGGACCGCGATGTCGTCTACACGCCTCCCCAGAAGCAGGCTTACGATGTCCGCTGGATGATTGGCGGTCACCCCACCGACAACGGTGGCTTCGAGGCTGGTCTTTTTGACAAGGACTCCTTCGTCGAGACTCTCGGCGGCTGGGCCCGTACCGTCGTCGTCGGTCGTGCTCGCCTCGGTGGCATCCCCATGGGTGTCATCGCCGTCGAGGCCCGCTCCGTTGAGAACATTACCCCTGCCGATCCCGCCAACCCCGACTCTATCGAGCAGATCACCAACGAGGCTGGTGGTGTGTGGTACCCCAACTCCGCCTTCAAGACCGCTCAGGCCATCAACGACTTCAACAATGGTGAGCAGCTGCCGTTGATGATCCTCGCCAACTGGAGAGGTTTCTCTGGTGGTCAGCGCGATATGTACAACGAGGTCTTGAAGTACGGTTCCTACATCGTCGACGCCCTCGTCAAGTACGAGCAGCCCATCTTCGTCTACATTCCTCCCTTCGGAGAGCTTCGTGGTGGTTCTTGGGTCGTCGTCGACCCGACTATCAACCCTGAGGCTATGGAGATGTACGCTGATGTTGATGCCCGCGGTGGTGTCCTCGAGCCCGAGGGTATCATTGGTATCAAGTACCGCAAGGACAAGCAGCTCGAGACCATGGCTCGCCTGGACCCCGTCTACGCCTCTCTTAAGAAGCAGATGACTGCCGATCTGCCCAAGGAGCAGGCCGACGAGATCAAGAAGAAGATGACCATCCGCGAGAAGCAGCTCCTGCCTGTCTACTCCCAGGTTGCCATCCAATTCGCCGACCTGCACGACCGTGCTGGTCGCATGAAGGCCAAGGGTGTCATTCGTGACCAACTGGAGTGGGTCAACTCCCGTCGCTACTTCTACTGGCGTCTGCGCCGTCGTCTCAACGAGGAGTACCTCCTCAAGCGCATGTCGGCAACCGTCCTCACTTCCACCCCCGGCAATGACAAGTCCAAGGCTCCCGAGACCCGCAGCCGCAACCTCCAGCTCCTCGAGAGCTGGTCTGGTGTCGTCAACTTCTCCACTGCCGATCGTGAGGTGGCTGAGTGGTACGAGGCCAACCGCAAGTCCGTCACTGACAGAATCGAGACCGTCAAGGCCGACAACCTGGCTGCTGACCTCAGCTCTGTCCTGAGAGCCAACAAGAGCGCCGCCATGCGTGGTGTTCGCGATGTCATCCGCACGATGCCGCCTGAGGAGCGTGACCAACTCCTCAAGTACCTGCGCGATTAA
- a CDS encoding xylosidase/arabinosidase — protein MAMKRTYCNPIVPGFAPDPSVVFVDGVFFLVTSSFHIFPGLPIYASTDLQGWRHIGNAVNRKEQISLNHASTAVMPLDTGNIMVASAGLFAPTIRYYKGTFYIVCTNTTHVGIPITG, from the exons ATGGCGATGAAGCGCACTTACTGCAACCCAATCGTGCCTGGATTCGCACCAGATCCCTCGGTCGTCTTCGTTGATGGTGTCTTCTTTCTGGTAACTTCATCTTTCCACATATTTCCGGGTCTGCCCATCTACGCCTCAACAGATCTTCAAGGCTGGAGGCATATTG GCAATGCCGTCAATCGCAAGGAACAAATCTCACTCAATCATGCGAGCACAGCAGTGATGCCTCTCGATACGGGGAATATCATGGTCGCCAGCGCCGGCCTCTTTGCACCAACCATACGCTATTACAAAGGCACTTTCTACATTGTTTGCACGAATACGACGcatgttggtatccctattacagggtag